Proteins encoded in a region of the Pocillopora verrucosa isolate sample1 chromosome 11, ASM3666991v2, whole genome shotgun sequence genome:
- the LOC131798748 gene encoding uncharacterized protein, translated as MDKSTRKVRIVFDDAAKCDGISLNDMIHAGPKLQQDLFNVLVRFRRNPVGVACDIKEMYLQIEIKEQYRSHFQLFWRDLDPNREPDVFEFSRVVFGKNSDPMESQFVGQENARRNQDRYPLATETVLKSTYMDDSIDSVENNDEGAELYRQLKALWDLYAHTLLWPRSYSRDCGRMRGYDWEDEVQDEIADKIRDWLERLKSLQEVKIPRCLRRPEPVKSKHIVTFFDASQQAYGAAVCMRCEYDNDTIKVPDRPCKMPEIRTSKRKEDTNACATLMTCNLRKETAPKQNNTPGVWRLDPKRYSSWTRLVRVHARVRRVLHNMRNRNNRNASMELLPEGIKDAEDEIVRLAQREAFCDEYDALSSGKPIPKKSQLITLNPCIDDDGVIRSDGRLKFADFLQYDTKFPIILPRGHWVTKLIMKNYHERGNHAAGVNFILCQLSERFWIIAAREEIREWDHECNECKRRRSKPACQIMAPLPKTRPRFSFRPFAQTAADFAGPLYTLQGRGKHDRRGGCAFLLAWKL; from the exons ATGGATAAATCGACAAGGAAAGTTCGAATCGTATTTGACGATGCCGCTAAATGTGATGGTATTTCCTTAAATGACATGATCCATGCTGGGCCGAAATTACAGCAAGATCTTTTCAACGTCCTTGTCCGTTTCCGTCGAAATCCTGTCGGTGTCGCTTGCGacataaaagaaatgtatcTCCAGATAGAGATTAAGGAGCAATACCGATCCCACTTCCAACTGTTTTGGAGAGACCTTGATCCTAACCGGGAGCCAGACGTATTCGAGTTTAGCCGTGTAGTTTTTGGAAAGAATTCCGACCCTATGGAGTCGCAGTTTGTTGGGCAGGAGAACGCTCGAAGAAACCAAGACCGCTATCCCCTTGCCACTGAGACCGTCCTTAAGTCAACCTATATGGACGATTCTATTGACAGTGTTGAAAACAATGATGAAGGAGCGGAGCTGTACCGTCAATTGAAAGCACTATGG GATTTGTATGCCCATACGTTATTATGGCCAAGATCCTACTCCAGGGACTGTGGACGGATGCGAGGCTACGACTGGGAAGACGAAGTTCAAGATGAAATAGCAGACAAAATCAGGGATTGGTTGGAGCGATTGAAAAGTCTGCAAGAGGTGAAGATTCCCCGGTGTCTACGACGTCCAGAGCCTGTCAAGTCGAAGCACATTGTGACATTTTTTGATGCCTCTCAACAAGCTTATGGTGCAGCTGTCTGTATGCGCTGCGAATACGATAACGATACC ATAAAAGTCCCGGATAGACCTTGTAAAATGCCAGAGATAAGAACCTCGAAGAGGAAAGAGGACACGAATGCCTGTGCAACCCTTATGACGTGTAACCTTCGGAAAGAAACTGCGCCGAAACAGAACAACACACCAGGAGTGTGGAGACTTGATCCGAAACGGTATTCCAGTTGGACGCGTTTGGTTCGAGTACACGCGAGAGTGAGAAGAGTATTACACAACATGCGCAACAGAAACAACAGGAATGCAAGTATGGAACTGTTGCCCGAAGGAATAAAGGATGCTGAAGACGAAATAGTGCGCTTAGCACAGCGCGAAGCCTTCTGTGATGAGTACGACGCTTTGAGCTCAGGGAAACCGATACCAAAGAAAAGCCAGTTGATAACGCTTAACCCTTGCATCGACGATGATGGAGTTATCCGGAGTGATGGTCGATTAAAGTTCGCAGATTTTCTCCAATATGATACTAAATTTCCCATCATTTTGCCTCGTGGACACTGGGTGACGAAACTTATCATGAAGAACTATCACGAGAGAGGAAACCATGCTGCCGGAGTAAACTTCATTCTTTGTCAGTTGAGTGAGAGATTTTGGATCATCGCCGCACGAGAGGAGATTCGCGAGTGGGATCACGAATGTAATGAATGTAAGAGAAGACGAAGCAAGCCAGCTTGTCAGATTATGGCGCCACTCCCGAAAACGAGACCCCGTTTCAGCTTCAGACCCTTCGCCCAAACAGCCGCAGATTTTGCTGGTCCTTTGTACACTCTTCAGGGACGCGGAAAACACGACAGAAGAGGTGGCTGTGCCTTTTTACTTGCCTGGAAACTCTAA